The proteins below are encoded in one region of Tomitella fengzijianii:
- a CDS encoding alpha-isopropylmalate synthase regulatory domain-containing protein, whose amino-acid sequence MNAQPFTEVHSAFDARSIADGQAFTDDESGRSSRPLREFRAFTQKRGLPHPATPRTGMQRTRRCGCRTSGLRDRTTTQPCTECLDAGTVGTCPADPFSARFGRPLPKGMRDAAAHMDWETFLAAFRPADGPLVLNDFTARRTGSAHRTITARVRVDGENRTLEATGVGTISAMTAIVYQAGYPLEINSFHQQRAGTRIATFLECSRGYQRRWAMGIGETTAESIVDAFIAAANRVSEVR is encoded by the coding sequence ATGAACGCTCAGCCCTTCACCGAAGTCCATTCAGCCTTCGACGCCCGTTCCATCGCGGACGGCCAGGCATTCACCGACGACGAGTCCGGCCGCAGTTCACGTCCGCTCCGCGAGTTCCGCGCCTTCACCCAGAAGCGCGGCCTGCCGCACCCCGCCACACCGCGCACCGGCATGCAGCGCACCCGCCGATGCGGCTGCCGGACGTCGGGCCTGCGCGACCGGACCACGACGCAACCGTGCACGGAGTGCCTCGACGCCGGCACGGTCGGCACCTGCCCGGCGGACCCGTTCTCCGCACGCTTCGGCCGCCCCCTGCCCAAGGGCATGCGCGACGCGGCGGCGCACATGGACTGGGAGACGTTCCTCGCCGCGTTCCGTCCCGCCGACGGCCCCCTCGTCCTGAACGACTTCACCGCTCGGCGCACAGGCTCGGCGCACCGGACGATCACCGCACGGGTGCGCGTCGACGGCGAGAACCGCACGCTGGAGGCCACCGGCGTCGGCACGATCTCCGCGATGACGGCGATCGTCTACCAGGCCGGATACCCGCTGGAGATCAACTCGTTCCACCAGCAGCGGGCGGGCACGAGGATCGCCACGTTCCTCGAATGCTCGCGCGGTTATCAGCGCCGGTGGGCGATGGGCATCGGCGAGACCACCGCAGAGTCGATCGTCGACGCCTTCATCGCCGCCGCAAACCGCGTGAGCGAGGTCCGATAG
- a CDS encoding Lrp/AsnC family transcriptional regulator — protein sequence MGDERMHVSADLDTVDKQIVRALQLRPRAPFSLIGSALGLSEQTAARRFRRLNRAGLMRVTAGFHARALGFTTWIVRVRCRPEGAQAVAEALARRDDVSWVTIISGGWEVTFNLSAHSDRDAEDLLVRLLPKTTPVIDVSAAAILHSFAGEDPADWQGWRDMLTADQVRHVRAAPVPAAGQATRRPRHAWSPDDGDAAILDALVLDGRAEYSALARAAGTTLGKARRRVDALLASGVIYLDVDIAPAATGNAAPVVVWLTVAPGRLDAVGHAIAAHPAVPFAAALTGPANIMATLSTATLDDAYRFVTDSLGPLDGITGYEVTPMLRHVKQAGAYVVDGRLSVSPAGPARPAKAPARRGNR from the coding sequence ATGGGCGACGAACGGATGCACGTTTCCGCAGACCTGGACACGGTGGACAAGCAGATCGTGCGCGCGTTGCAGCTCCGGCCGCGCGCGCCGTTCAGCCTCATCGGCAGCGCGCTGGGGCTCTCCGAGCAGACCGCGGCGCGCAGGTTCCGGCGCCTGAACCGTGCAGGACTGATGCGGGTGACCGCCGGTTTCCACGCGCGCGCCCTCGGGTTCACCACGTGGATCGTGCGGGTCCGCTGCCGCCCGGAGGGGGCGCAAGCGGTGGCGGAGGCCCTCGCCCGGCGCGACGACGTCTCCTGGGTGACGATCATCTCCGGCGGCTGGGAGGTGACGTTCAACCTCAGCGCACACAGCGACCGTGACGCGGAGGACCTGCTGGTACGGCTACTGCCGAAGACCACCCCCGTCATCGACGTGTCCGCGGCGGCCATCCTCCACTCGTTCGCCGGCGAGGACCCCGCGGACTGGCAGGGCTGGCGCGACATGCTCACCGCGGATCAGGTGCGGCACGTGCGGGCCGCGCCCGTGCCGGCGGCCGGCCAGGCCACGCGCCGCCCGCGCCATGCCTGGTCGCCGGACGACGGGGACGCGGCGATACTCGACGCCCTGGTGCTCGACGGGCGCGCCGAATACTCCGCGCTCGCCCGGGCCGCGGGCACCACGCTGGGCAAGGCGCGCCGCCGCGTCGACGCCCTCCTGGCCTCGGGCGTGATCTATCTGGACGTGGACATCGCACCGGCCGCCACCGGCAATGCCGCGCCGGTGGTGGTGTGGCTGACCGTCGCGCCCGGACGGCTCGACGCCGTCGGCCACGCGATCGCCGCGCACCCCGCGGTCCCGTTCGCCGCGGCCCTGACCGGGCCCGCGAACATCATGGCGACGCTCTCCACCGCCACACTCGACGACGCCTACCGCTTCGTCACCGACTCACTGGGACCGCTCGACGGGATCACCGGCTACGAGGTGACACCGATGCTGCGGCACGTCAAACAGGCCGGTGCGTACGTCGTGGACGGCAGGCTCTCGGTCAGTCCGGCAGGCCCGGCTCGCCCAGCCAAGGCTCCTGCCAGGAGGGGTAACCGCTGA
- a CDS encoding VIT1/CCC1 transporter family protein gives MTEQRIGASPAQVKRRRKRLADERAEAGLYRKLAQRREGNDREILNALAEAEERHIAHWEQLLGDEAGPVGRGGVRLRVLGWLARWFGSVFILALAQRAENRSPYDVDPDATPAMAADERVHEEVLRGLAARGRAQVSGTFRALVFGANDGLVSNLALILGVSAGGVAAGTVLLTGIAGLLSGALSMAAGEFLSIRSQRELIEASQPNYDTVEVLEHLDVDANELPLVYRARGMDADEAQAHADDVLARLHGTGRKRGGGKRAGKISRSAAVRLLRGVRPGDVDAGAGDDEPDVVGSAGGAAVSSFCAFGFGALVPVLPYLFGLTGWTAIAVGVVLASLALMMTGAIGGMLSGGPPLRRGVRQLAIGLAAALVTYGLGLGIGGVVG, from the coding sequence GTGACGGAACAGCGCATCGGCGCCTCGCCGGCCCAGGTCAAGCGCCGGCGCAAACGGCTGGCGGACGAACGCGCGGAGGCCGGCCTGTACCGCAAGCTGGCGCAGCGTCGAGAGGGCAACGACCGCGAGATCCTCAACGCGCTCGCCGAAGCCGAAGAACGGCACATCGCGCACTGGGAGCAGTTGCTGGGCGACGAGGCCGGGCCCGTGGGCCGCGGGGGCGTGCGGCTGCGCGTGCTGGGGTGGCTGGCCCGATGGTTCGGTTCGGTGTTCATCCTGGCGCTGGCGCAGCGGGCCGAGAACCGCTCGCCGTACGACGTGGACCCCGACGCCACGCCCGCGATGGCCGCCGACGAGCGCGTCCACGAGGAGGTGCTGCGCGGGCTCGCGGCGCGCGGCCGCGCGCAGGTGTCCGGCACCTTCCGGGCCCTGGTGTTCGGCGCCAACGACGGACTGGTGAGCAACCTCGCGCTCATCCTCGGCGTGAGCGCAGGCGGGGTGGCGGCGGGGACGGTCCTGCTCACGGGCATCGCCGGACTGCTGTCCGGGGCGTTGTCGATGGCCGCGGGCGAGTTCCTGTCCATCCGGTCGCAGCGCGAGCTGATCGAGGCGTCGCAGCCCAACTACGACACCGTCGAAGTGCTCGAGCACCTGGACGTGGACGCCAACGAACTGCCGCTGGTGTACCGGGCGCGCGGCATGGACGCGGACGAGGCGCAGGCGCACGCCGACGACGTGCTGGCGCGGCTGCACGGGACCGGCCGCAAGCGCGGCGGCGGCAAGCGCGCCGGGAAGATCAGCAGGTCCGCGGCCGTGCGGCTGCTGCGCGGAGTCCGGCCCGGCGATGTGGACGCGGGTGCCGGAGACGACGAGCCGGATGTGGTGGGCTCGGCGGGCGGGGCGGCGGTGTCGAGCTTCTGCGCCTTCGGATTCGGCGCCCTCGTCCCCGTGCTGCCGTACCTGTTCGGTCTGACGGGCTGGACCGCGATCGCCGTCGGAGTGGTGTTGGCCTCGCTGGCGTTGATGATGACGGGCGCCATCGGCGGGATGCTCTCCGGTGGGCCGCCGCTGCGTCGGGGGGTGCGGCAGCTGGCTATCGGGCTCGCCGCCGCGCTGGTCACCTACGGGCTGGGGCTCGGGATCGGCGGGGTCGTCGGCTGA
- a CDS encoding glucose-6-phosphate dehydrogenase: MSNPEGAVDGGRGRAGVFVIFGITGDLAKKMTFRSLYRLERRGLLDYPLIGVAADEWTVDQLMDRARSAIADTGEELDEDVFARFASRWSYLAGDVTTPEVYRRLGEEMARVRVQRRPGALFYLEMPPSLFGTIVEHLAQAGLTEGASIAVEKPFGHDLESARALNERLHRAVDEGQLLRVDHFLGKEPVIELEFMRFANLALSRLWDRDSVTCIQITLGETFGVEDRGHFYDPVGALRDVVQNHLMQVLALVTMDPPTGASDDDLRDKKSEVFRAMPAVLASEAVRGQYSGYRRIDGVADGSTTETFIALKLAIDNWRWEGVPVFIRAGKRLAATATEVRLFLRNTPRLPFLPGLDSAADNQVVLRIDPDAAMRLELVAYDDGTWKKVPLETAFARELGEPLEPYERLLHAALTGDHRLFARQDAVEETWRVLEPLIDAPPAVVEYAPGSWGPPEADDLVSGYPSWQEPWLGEPGLPD; the protein is encoded by the coding sequence GTGTCGAATCCGGAGGGCGCAGTCGACGGGGGGCGGGGCCGGGCGGGGGTGTTCGTCATCTTCGGCATCACCGGCGACCTGGCGAAGAAGATGACGTTCCGCTCGCTGTACCGGCTCGAGCGCCGGGGACTGCTGGACTATCCGCTGATCGGCGTTGCGGCCGACGAGTGGACTGTGGATCAGCTGATGGACCGCGCCCGCTCGGCCATCGCCGACACCGGCGAGGAGCTGGACGAGGACGTGTTCGCGCGGTTCGCCTCCCGCTGGAGTTACCTGGCCGGTGACGTGACCACCCCCGAGGTGTACCGCCGCCTCGGTGAGGAGATGGCACGCGTACGGGTGCAACGGCGGCCCGGCGCCCTGTTCTACCTGGAGATGCCGCCGAGCCTGTTCGGCACCATCGTGGAGCACCTGGCGCAGGCCGGCCTCACCGAGGGCGCGTCCATCGCGGTGGAGAAGCCCTTCGGTCACGACCTGGAGTCGGCGCGCGCCCTGAACGAGCGGCTGCACCGGGCGGTCGACGAGGGGCAGCTGCTGCGCGTGGACCACTTCCTGGGCAAGGAGCCGGTGATCGAGCTCGAGTTCATGCGGTTCGCCAACCTCGCGTTGTCGCGGCTGTGGGATCGCGATTCGGTCACCTGCATCCAGATCACGCTGGGCGAGACCTTCGGCGTGGAGGACCGGGGCCACTTCTACGACCCGGTGGGAGCGCTGCGCGACGTGGTGCAGAACCACCTGATGCAGGTCCTGGCCCTGGTGACGATGGACCCGCCGACGGGTGCATCCGATGACGATCTGCGCGACAAGAAGAGCGAGGTCTTCCGCGCGATGCCCGCCGTCCTGGCGTCGGAGGCGGTGCGCGGACAGTACTCGGGCTACCGGCGGATCGACGGGGTGGCGGACGGGTCGACCACGGAGACGTTCATCGCGCTGAAGCTGGCGATCGACAACTGGCGCTGGGAGGGCGTGCCGGTGTTCATCCGCGCGGGGAAACGCCTGGCCGCCACCGCCACCGAGGTGCGCCTGTTCCTGCGCAACACCCCGCGCCTGCCGTTCCTGCCGGGCCTCGACTCGGCGGCCGACAACCAGGTGGTGCTGCGCATCGACCCGGACGCGGCGATGCGGCTCGAGCTGGTGGCCTACGACGACGGCACCTGGAAGAAGGTGCCGCTGGAGACGGCGTTCGCGCGGGAGCTCGGCGAACCTCTGGAACCCTACGAGCGGCTTCTGCACGCGGCGCTCACCGGCGACCATCGGCTGTTCGCCCGGCAAGACGCGGTGGAGGAGACCTGGCGGGTGCTGGAGCCGCTGATCGATGCGCCGCCGGCGGTCGTCGAGTACGCCCCCGGCAGTTGGGGTCCGCCGGAGGCCGACGACCTGGTCAGCGGTTACCCCTCCTGGCAGGAGCCTTGGCTGGGCGAGCCGGGCCTGCCGGACTGA
- a CDS encoding LON peptidase substrate-binding domain-containing protein has translation MQTLPMFPLGGVALPGERLPLHVFEPRYRQLLEDCLDAPGGPLFGSVLIERGSEVGGGDARMAVGSRMRITGHRGIAPGRHLVECIAESRITVVRWLDDDPYPRAEVRDWPDEPGPPHVDMSSLVSDIADLYSAIDRLAQKQDAQSPPPPRFDELPMDPGDRLYALAAQVPMGQSDRQSVLAAPGIVERRDALREAVAGVQSIVDFQLA, from the coding sequence ATGCAGACTCTGCCGATGTTCCCGCTCGGCGGCGTGGCGCTCCCCGGCGAACGCCTGCCGCTGCACGTCTTCGAGCCGCGCTACCGGCAGTTGCTCGAGGACTGCCTGGACGCCCCCGGCGGCCCACTGTTCGGCAGCGTGCTCATCGAACGCGGTTCCGAGGTGGGCGGCGGCGACGCACGCATGGCCGTCGGCTCCCGGATGCGGATCACCGGGCACCGCGGCATCGCGCCCGGGCGGCACCTTGTCGAGTGCATCGCAGAGTCCCGCATCACCGTGGTCCGCTGGCTCGACGACGACCCCTATCCGCGCGCGGAGGTGCGCGACTGGCCCGACGAGCCCGGCCCGCCCCACGTGGACATGAGTTCCCTCGTCTCCGACATCGCGGACCTCTACAGCGCCATCGACAGGCTGGCGCAGAAGCAGGACGCGCAGTCGCCCCCGCCGCCCCGGTTCGACGAGCTGCCTATGGACCCCGGCGACCGCCTCTACGCGCTGGCCGCCCAGGTGCCGATGGGGCAGTCGGACCGGCAGTCGGTGCTGGCCGCGCCCGGCATCGTGGAACGCCGCGACGCGCTGCGCGAGGCTGTCGCCGGCGTGCAGTCCATCGTCGACTTCCAGCTGGCCTGA
- a CDS encoding NAD-dependent epimerase/dehydratase family protein, protein MKVAVTGAAGFIGTNLVELLVQQGNEVVAIDRVESEHWPETGVSWVRGDVLDPASMESALEGAEVVYHLVAMITLKQNDEIAWRLNTEGVRNVAEAALKTGVRRMVHCSSVHSFDQYDCGGHLDEQSKRSVGEDIPVYDRSKWAGEQELQKVIAKGLDAVVCNPTGVFGPKDFGSQGAKLSRINDMLRDSARGRVPAVITGGFDFVDVRDVAQGLTLAAEKGATGENYLLTGHDQEMFAMFKLAARVTGRRGPLLAFPLKIIEKILPVAEPITAKFGSDVVSRAAMGALISHPKVDGAKAASELGYAPRPADQTVRELVTFLIDSKQLGA, encoded by the coding sequence ATGAAGGTCGCAGTGACCGGCGCCGCCGGTTTCATCGGTACGAACCTGGTGGAGCTGCTGGTGCAGCAGGGCAACGAGGTCGTCGCAATCGACCGCGTGGAGTCGGAGCACTGGCCGGAGACCGGGGTGAGCTGGGTGCGGGGCGACGTCCTCGACCCGGCCTCGATGGAGTCCGCGCTGGAAGGCGCCGAGGTCGTCTACCACCTGGTCGCCATGATCACGCTCAAGCAGAACGACGAGATCGCCTGGCGCCTGAACACCGAAGGCGTGCGCAACGTGGCGGAGGCCGCCCTCAAGACCGGCGTCCGCCGCATGGTGCACTGCAGCTCGGTGCACTCGTTCGACCAGTACGACTGCGGCGGCCACCTCGACGAGCAGTCGAAGCGCTCGGTGGGCGAAGACATCCCCGTGTACGACCGCTCCAAGTGGGCCGGCGAGCAGGAGCTGCAGAAGGTCATCGCCAAGGGCCTCGACGCGGTCGTCTGCAACCCCACCGGCGTCTTCGGCCCCAAGGACTTCGGCAGCCAGGGCGCGAAGCTGTCCCGCATCAACGACATGCTGCGCGACTCGGCGCGCGGCCGCGTGCCCGCGGTGATCACCGGCGGATTCGACTTCGTCGACGTGCGCGACGTCGCCCAGGGGCTCACCCTGGCCGCGGAGAAGGGCGCCACCGGCGAAAACTACCTGCTCACCGGGCACGACCAGGAAATGTTCGCCATGTTCAAGCTCGCCGCGCGCGTCACCGGCCGCCGCGGGCCGCTGCTGGCGTTCCCGTTGAAGATCATCGAGAAGATCCTGCCGGTGGCCGAGCCCATCACCGCGAAGTTCGGATCCGACGTGGTCTCGCGGGCCGCGATGGGGGCGCTGATCTCGCACCCGAAGGTGGACGGCGCCAAGGCCGCCTCCGAACTCGGTTACGCGCCCCGCCCGGCCGACCAGACCGTACGCGAGCTGGTGACGTTCCTGATCGACAGCAAGCAGCTCGGCGCCTGA
- a CDS encoding MFS transporter, with the protein MDNTKVGGVAHGSDAGKDAAAARGSGASGTTIGRHNIWTLLVVCAATFMLLLDVTIVTVALPDIQHELSASFTEVQWVIDAYSLTLAALLLVSGSLADRFGLRKVFTIGLAVFTGGSALCAGALDPTMLVISRAVQGIGGAILFATSLALLAVNFHGKARGIAFGVWGAVTGVATSLGPVLGGALTTGVSWRAIFWINIPIGVIAIVATLRYLSETKSPHAARPDWAGAATFTAGLVALVYGLIRAGQEGWTDGAVLGCFAAAVVLLVAFVVVERRVAHPMFDLSLLRIPTFLGGSIAAFAMNGSLFAMFLYIVIYLQNGLGYSAFETGVRMLLVSGMTLVAATIAGRASAHLSTKWLIGPGLALVAVGMFLMLGLDAGSDWTHFIAGFLVAGLGAGLVNPPLASTAIGVVAPQRSGMASGINNTCRQVGIAVGTAVYGTIFATSMRDALEGAGEAGRGAELAGAVQHGSVDAIVGSAPPEQQESLAHELLGGFATSMDDLLLTGGIVALVGAVLAFVLIRARDFVQS; encoded by the coding sequence GTGGACAATACAAAGGTGGGTGGCGTGGCGCACGGTTCCGATGCAGGGAAGGACGCTGCTGCGGCGCGCGGTTCCGGGGCGTCGGGCACCACGATCGGGCGCCACAACATCTGGACCCTGCTGGTGGTCTGCGCCGCCACGTTCATGCTGCTGCTGGACGTGACGATCGTGACGGTGGCGCTGCCGGACATCCAGCACGAGCTGTCGGCGAGCTTCACGGAAGTGCAGTGGGTGATCGACGCCTACTCGCTCACCCTCGCGGCCCTGCTGCTGGTGTCCGGCTCGCTCGCCGACCGCTTCGGCCTGCGGAAGGTGTTCACCATCGGCCTGGCCGTGTTCACGGGGGGCTCCGCGTTGTGTGCGGGGGCGCTGGACCCGACGATGCTGGTGATCTCGCGCGCGGTCCAGGGCATCGGCGGCGCGATCCTGTTCGCCACGTCGCTGGCGCTGCTGGCGGTGAATTTCCACGGCAAGGCGCGGGGCATCGCGTTCGGCGTGTGGGGCGCCGTCACGGGGGTCGCCACCTCGCTGGGGCCGGTCCTGGGCGGGGCGCTCACCACGGGGGTCAGCTGGCGCGCCATCTTCTGGATCAACATTCCCATCGGGGTCATCGCGATCGTGGCGACGCTGCGCTACTTGTCGGAGACCAAAAGCCCGCACGCGGCCCGCCCGGACTGGGCCGGCGCCGCCACGTTCACGGCCGGCCTGGTGGCGCTGGTGTACGGGTTGATCCGCGCGGGCCAGGAGGGCTGGACGGACGGTGCGGTGCTCGGCTGCTTCGCGGCTGCGGTGGTGCTGCTGGTGGCCTTCGTCGTCGTGGAACGGCGCGTCGCGCATCCGATGTTCGACCTGTCGCTGCTGCGGATCCCGACGTTCCTCGGCGGCTCGATCGCCGCGTTCGCGATGAACGGCTCGCTGTTCGCGATGTTCCTCTACATCGTCATCTACCTGCAGAACGGCCTGGGCTACTCCGCGTTCGAGACCGGCGTGCGGATGCTCCTGGTCTCCGGCATGACGTTGGTGGCCGCCACCATCGCGGGGCGCGCGTCGGCGCATCTGTCCACCAAGTGGCTCATCGGGCCGGGCCTGGCGCTGGTGGCCGTGGGCATGTTCCTGATGCTGGGGCTCGACGCCGGCAGCGACTGGACGCATTTCATCGCCGGGTTCCTGGTGGCGGGCCTGGGCGCGGGTCTGGTGAACCCGCCGCTGGCGTCCACGGCGATCGGAGTGGTCGCGCCGCAGCGCTCGGGCATGGCCTCCGGTATCAACAACACCTGCCGTCAGGTCGGCATCGCCGTGGGCACTGCGGTGTACGGCACGATCTTCGCCACGTCCATGCGCGACGCGCTGGAGGGTGCCGGCGAGGCCGGCCGGGGCGCGGAACTGGCCGGTGCGGTGCAGCACGGCAGCGTCGACGCGATCGTCGGCTCCGCACCGCCGGAGCAGCAGGAGTCGCTGGCTCACGAACTGCTGGGCGGATTCGCCACCTCGATGGACGACCTGCTGCTCACCGGCGGGATCGTGGCGCTGGTGGGGGCGGTGCTCGCGTTCGTGCTCATCCGGGCGCGGGACTTCGTGCAGTCGTAG
- a CDS encoding ATP-binding protein, with the protein MDPVRNPYAPGAGQRPPELAGREKQIDAFDVVLERISRGRPERSVMLTGLRGVGKTVLLNKLRSAAIARKWGTGKIEARPGQDLRRPLSSALHMAVREVAPAHRDPEQVERFLGVLKSFALRATADKAMRERWQPGIDVPAVKGRADSGDIEIDLVELLLDAAELARDVGVGIAVFIDEMQDLAPEDVSAICGACHELSQGGAPLIVVGAGLPHLPAVLSASRSYSERLFAYHRIDRLDRESADRALTVPAGWEEVEFKQDALDALYEAADGYPYFVQAYGKVVWDQAAASPITTDDVRVASPLAEDELAVGFFGSRYERATPAEREYMRAMADVAGDDGQVATALIAKELDRKPASLSPARDGLIKKGLIYSAERGAIGFTVPHFGRYLRAQAD; encoded by the coding sequence ATGGACCCGGTACGCAACCCCTACGCGCCCGGCGCGGGCCAGCGTCCACCCGAGCTCGCGGGGCGCGAGAAGCAGATCGACGCGTTCGACGTGGTGCTCGAGCGCATCTCCCGCGGCCGCCCCGAGCGCAGCGTCATGCTCACCGGGCTGCGCGGCGTCGGCAAGACCGTGCTGCTCAACAAGCTCCGTTCCGCGGCGATCGCGCGCAAGTGGGGCACGGGCAAGATCGAGGCGCGCCCCGGCCAGGATCTGCGCCGGCCGCTGTCGTCGGCGCTGCACATGGCCGTCCGCGAGGTGGCGCCGGCGCACCGGGACCCGGAGCAGGTGGAGCGGTTCCTGGGCGTGCTCAAGTCGTTCGCGTTGCGCGCCACCGCGGACAAGGCCATGCGCGAGCGTTGGCAGCCCGGCATCGACGTCCCCGCGGTGAAGGGGCGGGCCGACTCCGGCGACATCGAGATCGACCTCGTCGAGCTGCTTCTCGACGCCGCCGAACTCGCGCGCGACGTGGGCGTGGGCATCGCGGTGTTCATCGACGAGATGCAGGACCTGGCGCCGGAGGACGTCTCGGCCATCTGCGGCGCCTGCCACGAACTCAGCCAGGGCGGCGCCCCGCTGATCGTCGTGGGCGCCGGGCTTCCGCACCTGCCCGCGGTGCTCTCGGCGTCGCGCAGCTACTCCGAGCGGCTGTTCGCCTACCACCGCATCGACCGGCTGGACCGCGAGTCCGCGGACCGCGCGCTCACCGTGCCCGCCGGGTGGGAGGAGGTGGAGTTCAAACAGGACGCGCTGGACGCGCTCTACGAGGCCGCCGACGGCTATCCGTACTTCGTCCAGGCATACGGCAAGGTGGTGTGGGACCAGGCGGCGGCCAGCCCCATCACCACCGACGACGTGCGGGTGGCGTCGCCGCTGGCGGAGGACGAGCTGGCGGTGGGGTTCTTCGGCTCCCGCTACGAGCGCGCCACCCCGGCCGAACGCGAGTACATGCGGGCGATGGCCGACGTGGCCGGAGACGACGGGCAGGTGGCCACGGCGCTGATCGCCAAGGAGCTCGACCGCAAGCCCGCCTCGTTGTCCCCCGCGCGCGACGGACTCATCAAGAAGGGGCTGATCTATTCCGCCGAGCGGGGCGCCATCGGCTTCACGGTGCCGCACTTCGGAAGATACCTGCGCGCCCAGGCTGATTGA
- a CDS encoding nitroreductase family deazaflavin-dependent oxidoreductase translates to MDKRPPRLDSPVVPSAIKAMSRAQTWVYKRTGGRVGGKWRVGAGFRKPVPTLLLEHRGRKSGRTYTVPLLYLVVGGGPESGGDPLTDDLVVVASQGGLPTNPQWYRNLVADPDVAVQIGSTRRAVRAHVAGADERERLWPALVEQYADFAAYQSWTDRTIPVVVLQPR, encoded by the coding sequence ATGGACAAGCGGCCTCCCAGGCTGGACTCACCGGTAGTGCCGTCGGCCATCAAGGCGATGTCCCGCGCGCAGACCTGGGTGTACAAGCGGACGGGCGGCCGCGTCGGCGGGAAGTGGCGCGTGGGCGCCGGATTCCGCAAGCCGGTACCCACCCTGCTGCTCGAGCACCGGGGCCGCAAGTCCGGCCGAACCTACACCGTCCCCCTCCTCTACCTCGTCGTCGGCGGCGGGCCGGAGTCCGGGGGCGACCCGCTGACCGACGACCTGGTGGTCGTCGCCTCGCAGGGCGGGCTGCCGACCAACCCGCAGTGGTACCGGAACCTGGTGGCCGATCCGGACGTCGCCGTCCAGATCGGCAGCACCCGCCGTGCCGTGCGCGCCCACGTGGCAGGGGCCGACGAGCGTGAACGGCTCTGGCCGGCGCTGGTGGAGCAGTACGCGGACTTCGCCGCCTACCAGTCGTGGACGGACCGCACGATCCCCGTCGTGGTTCTGCAGCCGCGCTAG
- a CDS encoding RNA-binding S4 domain-containing protein, with amino-acid sequence MADGTCRVDSWLWSVRLFKTRAAASTACKGGHVLVNGTVVKPARLLAVGDEVRVRAADRERIVEVARLITKRVGAPVAAECMIDRSPPPPPREHRAAVPVRDRGSGRPTKRDRREMERLRGRRDG; translated from the coding sequence ATGGCGGACGGCACCTGCCGGGTGGACAGCTGGTTGTGGTCCGTGCGGCTGTTCAAGACCCGGGCGGCCGCCTCCACGGCGTGCAAGGGCGGCCACGTGCTGGTCAACGGCACCGTCGTGAAGCCTGCGCGGCTGCTGGCGGTGGGCGACGAGGTCCGCGTGCGTGCCGCGGACCGCGAGCGGATCGTCGAGGTCGCCCGGCTGATCACCAAGCGGGTGGGCGCACCCGTGGCGGCCGAGTGCATGATCGACCGCAGCCCGCCGCCGCCCCCGAGGGAGCACCGCGCGGCAGTGCCGGTGCGCGATCGCGGCTCCGGCCGCCCGACCAAGCGCGACCGCCGCGAGATGGAACGGCTGCGCGGACGCCGGGACGGGTAG
- a CDS encoding DUF3159 domain-containing protein: protein MSSEPAVSGRATGDAPGTGAHTLRTRLDQALSGPFVGMVPWIILGVFEGPGRTQWAVLVGLLFAIGFLILDRVQGRSVKLLTSVSALYFLILLIVVFTVGDQTVDWLEIWLGEISNISLTVIVLGSMAIRLPFTLQYAREQTPRELWDSPVFLRINYVITGAWALAFLVSSAAGFYGDYVLGDNNDIWTGWVIQVGAMLMAVEFTAWYPDHARAHAITRAGGTPDQPAPPVTELFAPLTVWFIPIGIISLVLDAAPTWLGIAFIVVGVVLSGVLRRDLEKERTTDAGDGR, encoded by the coding sequence ATGAGCTCCGAACCCGCGGTCTCCGGGCGCGCAACCGGTGACGCGCCCGGCACCGGCGCACACACACTCCGCACGCGCCTGGATCAGGCGCTTTCCGGCCCCTTCGTCGGGATGGTGCCGTGGATCATCCTCGGCGTCTTCGAGGGCCCCGGCCGCACGCAGTGGGCCGTACTCGTCGGCCTGCTGTTCGCCATCGGCTTCCTCATCCTCGACCGGGTCCAGGGGCGGTCGGTCAAGCTGCTCACCTCGGTCAGCGCGCTGTACTTCCTGATCCTGCTGATCGTCGTGTTCACGGTCGGCGACCAGACGGTGGACTGGCTGGAGATCTGGCTGGGCGAGATCTCCAACATCTCGCTGACCGTCATCGTCCTGGGCTCGATGGCCATCCGCCTGCCGTTCACCCTGCAATACGCGCGCGAGCAGACGCCCCGCGAACTCTGGGACAGCCCGGTGTTCCTGCGCATCAACTACGTGATCACCGGGGCGTGGGCGCTCGCGTTCCTCGTCTCCTCCGCGGCGGGGTTCTACGGCGACTACGTGCTGGGCGACAACAACGACATCTGGACCGGCTGGGTCATCCAGGTCGGCGCCATGCTGATGGCCGTGGAGTTCACCGCCTGGTACCCGGACCACGCCCGTGCCCACGCCATAACCCGAGCGGGCGGCACGCCCGACCAGCCCGCACCCCCGGTGACCGAGCTGTTCGCGCCGCTCACCGTGTGGTTCATCCCCATCGGCATCATCAGCCTCGTCCTGGACGCGGCGCCGACGTGGCTGGGCATCGCCTTCATCGTCGTCGGCGTCGTGCTGTCCGGGGTCCTGCGGCGCGACCTCGAGAAGGAGCGCACCACTGACGCGGGAGACGGCCGCTGA